AAATATTTTGCATGTGCTAGGTGCGTTGGAAGCGGTTCTCATCCGGCATGGAGCCCGTGTACACGCAGGGCGCGCCGTTCAAGCCGCGTTGGATATCTACGATCAGGAACAAGCACAAAATAGCTAGCCCCTTTTAACCGGAAAAAGCCTTTGTCCTCCCCACTTACTCAGGGGTAGACAAGGGCTTTTCTTCCTTCTGTACACGTGCCAATAAATCAACGATGTGCACGGCCTCCATCTTTCCTTCCAGTCCAGCTCGATGAATGCCTGCTTTCATTTGCAATAGACAGCCCGGATTCGAGGTCACGAGAATGTCTGCTTGGGTAGCCGCTACATGACCCATTTTTACATCCAAAAGGCTCCCGGCCATCTCAGGCTGCACTAGATTGTAAATGCCAGCTGAACCGCAGCAGCGATCTCCTTCGCGAAGCTGTACGTATGTGGCTCCCGGAATGGCTTGTAAGAGACTCACTGGCTCTTTTGTCACCTTCATCCCGTTGCGAAGGTGACAGGAGGATTGATAGGTGATTCTTTGCGGTAATAACTGCCATTCTTTTGGTTCGACGAGGCGTGCAAGCACCTCGCTAATATCCTTCACGCGTGAAGCGAACCATTGTGCCCTCTCCTGCCATTCGGCATCTTCCGCCAGCAGATGGTCGTATTCTTGCAGCATCGCACCGCAACCACCTGCATTGGATACAATGATATCCACGTCAGCCTTGTGAAAAGCTGCCACGTTTTTTCGCGCCAGATGGCGAGCCTGTTCACGTTCACCGCTATGTGCATGGAGAGCACCGCAACAAACCTGGTCTGGAGCGATGAGGACCTCACAGCCTGCCTCACTTAGAAGCCGCACCGTGTTGCGATTCGTCTCATTGAATAAGACATCCATGATGCAGCCATGAAACATTCCAACACGATACTTGCGTTCGCCTACGGCTGGAATAACCGTGCCACCGAAAAAATCCACGATACCTTTTCCAGATGCTTCAGGAATGATCGCTTCCATCTCTCGCATTTGCTTTGGCAGAATGGACAGCACCCCCAGCTTGCGAACGGCTTTTTTCACACCTGAGCGTTGATAAAAGCGCAAGAGTCCGCCGAGCTGGTACATGCGCTTCTGATGAGGAAACAGGTGGAAAAACGCGAGCTTGCGGACGGCTTTGACCCACCAAGAATGCTCCTGCACCTCTTCGATCGCTTCTCTCGTCTGTTCGATCAGCTGACCGTACTGCACACCTGCCGGGCATACCGGCTCACATGCCCGGCAGCCTAGACACAGATTCATTTGATCGACGAAATCTTTGTCCGGCTCCATGACACCGTCTGCTACGGCTTTCATCAAGGCGATGCGACCTCGTGGAGAAGCCGCCTCATAGCCTGTTTCCTGAAAGGTCGGACAGGCAGGCTGGCAGAAGCCACAACGCATGCAATTGGACAGTTCATCGTAATCGAGTTTCTTTACCAAGGCTTCTTTAAGCACGCTGGACCACCACTCTGTTCCGGGAGTGTTTCGCAAACATCTTGTCAGGGTTCAGGAGATTATGAGGATCGAAAGCATGCTTGATGCCTTTCATGATCTCGATACCTGAGGCCCCTACCTTCCACTCCAAATACGGTGCCTTGACGATTCCTACACCATGCTCTCCCGTAATCGTTCCGCCCAAATCGATTGCCGCCGCGAAAATTTCCTCGAAGGCATGCTCGACACGCTCGATCTCTTCCGTGTTGCGAGCGTCTGTCATACAGGTCGGATGTAAATTGCCGTCTCCTGCATGGCCAAAGGTGCAAATTTGCAGTCCGTAACGCTCTGTAATCTCTTGGATTGCGGCGACCATCGGGGCAATCGCGGCACGGGGAACTGTTGCGTCCTCCAAGATGGTCGTCGGACGCATCCGTGACAATGCGGCGAGCGCACTGCGTCTGGCAGTCATTACCTCATCAGCTTCCTCGACTGTCGTCGCTACCTTGATTTGGACGGCATCATTCTTCTGGCAAATAGCAGCAATCTGCTCCATGTCCCGTTCGACTGTCTGCGGCTCTCCGTCCTGACCGATCAGGAGAATTGCCGCCACATTTGTCGGAAGCCCGATCTGTTTGAAATCCTCGACAACACGGATCGTGCCCTGATCGAGAAATTCAAGCGTGCCAGGGATGATACGATTGGCAATGATATCGGAAACAGACCTCGCCGCCTGTGCCATATCTGCGAACATCGCAAGCATCACTCGCTGTGTCTGCGGCTTCGGAATCAGCTTGAGAATAGCCTCGGTAATGATCGCTAATGTGCCCTCGCTACCGACCAAGAGCTTGGTCAGATCATAACCCGCCACATCCTTCATCAGCTTGCCCCCGGTACGAATGACTTCTCCGTTCGGCAACACAGCTTCGAGACCCAGCACGTAATCCTTGGTTGTTCCGTACTTCAACCCGCGCAGTCCACCCGAATTAAGCGCAATATTCCCGCCAATCGTGGAGATGACCATACTGCCTGGATCGGGTGGGTAAAACAAACCGAGTGCCTCTACCGCCTGATGGATGTCGACCGTTCGGACCCCCGGCTGCACCGTAATCGTCAAATTTTGCTCGTCAATCTCTACGATCTGATTCATCCGGCTCAACACCAAGACAATCCCGCCACCGACTGGTATCGTTCCGCCGCATAGATTGGAGCCAGCTCCACGCGTCACAACAGAGATGTGGTGTCGTGCTGCAACTCGCATGACCTGTTGGACTTCGTCTGTGCTCTTCGGCATGACGACCACATCCGGCAATGCTTGCTGCATCGGCGTCGCGTCATACGAATAGGCAACTAATGCTTCCTGTTTATCGAGACAGTTTTTCTCTCCGACGATGGCACGCAGCTCTTCGCGAATGGATTCTGGCAGCATGGAATCTCCCATCCTTTCCCAACAACTTAGTCCAACTGCTAAATCGGTCCCCTGATTCTTCCATTGGTAACATTCAACAGACGAGTGGCCTCTTCCCTGCCCGATCCGGTCAATACTTCCAGTCCTACGACCACACCACGTTTGGTCACATCGTATTTATGGTACATTCTTCGAAACCCCTATTTATTAATTATCTGAAATTTCACTCCTATTATCACACATATTATATGCAGTAAAATTACACATTTCAACCGATATACATTAAATTTTATTACTCGAAATAATAACGCAAACAAGCCGAACCTCTTTTACAAAGGCTCGGCTTGTCTTCCTATTTAAGGATCGTATTACGCAAACAAACTGATCAGGTTCCCATCCGGGTCCTTCACAATGGCATACCGCTGGCCCCAAAACGCATCCCACGGCTCACGGTGACTCTCGTAGCCATGGGAAATGATTTTCGTATACAACGCATCAAGCGCCGCTGCATCCTCACACAAAAAAGCCAGCTCAATCCGATGCCCGACAGGTGCTTCCCATCCTCCATACACACCCTTGGCAACTTCCATTGTATCAAAGGCCAGACGAAAACCGTCCTGCGCTACCTCCACATGCGGCTCTTCATTTGCTCCCTCGGGAATATCGAAACCGAGTACCCGATAGAAATCCAACGCTTTTTTCATGTCCTGTACAACAATCCCTACCATATCAAGCTTGATTCCCACATCACTCACTCCTGTTCGCTCATGATTTCTTGCTGGACGCGCTTGGGCAGTTTTTGGAGCACCGTTCCGTACGCATGCTCGATCATCCTTTCCCATAAGCCTTCGGGAATATCAGCGTCCAGGTAAACAGAATTCCAATGGGACTTATTCATGTGATAGCCGGGTACGATCCCTTCGTAGGTCACGCGCAATTCCTCCGCACGCATCGGATCGCATTTTACGGTGAGGATGCGAACACCTTTGGAATCGCCTCCGATCATGGCAAATATTTTGCCTCCGACATGGTAGCGATCGCATTCCCAATCCATCTGATAGTCATGGGTGGCACCGGGCTGCTTCCGGCAGTATGTATCTAATGTGTGTTCATTCACATGAATTCACCATCCTTTCTTTAGGGTAACGCGTCTCGACAAAAGAAGATTGTAAAAAACGGACAACTTTTAAAGACTATTCATTCGCACGATTTGGCGAAATCATTTTACTTGGAGCTACACCATAAAAAGTGTGAAAGCTTTTGATCAAGTGCGACTGATCGTAATAGCCACATTGGAGAGCTGCATCTGTAAACGAAGTGCGAGTTCCCTTAGCCAGCATTTGCAGCAGCCCTTGAAATTGAATGATTCGGCCCAGTTCCTTCGGGCTCATACCCAATTGTTGTTGAAACGTCCTGCGCAAGGTTCTCTCGCTGTAATTCACTTTCTCAGCGAGCGCTGTCATGGAAAGATTTCCTCTGTATTCATATAAATAGTTCATGCTGGTCAATAGCAACGGGTCTGCTCGATCATCCCTCCACAATCGTTTGATAAGCTCCCGCTCCAAAAAAGCGATCCGCTCCGCCGTATTGGAAGCTTCGAGCAAGCCTTCTATCACCTCATTCGCCTCTTTACCCCAGATGTCTTCCAGATTCGGATGATGTCCATTGATCACGGCGACAGGGTAGCGCAAAAAGCGAGCTGCTCCCTCCGCGTAAAATCGGATGCCAATCATGGATTGTGGTTCAGTCAATGGGATCACCTCATACGTCCTCATCAGTCCCGTTAGAAATGCCCCCTTCTGATAGGAAGTGGCATCGAGATTGAAAATGATATCGACGCATCCATCGGGTATGACCCGGCTTGCGGATGCTATCCCTTTACCGTCGTATTCTGAGGTCCAGTAGCAGGCGATATCGTTCACCAGACATTTGCTGGGCATGTACTCCTGATAGTGATAGGCATTTTGGGCGCTCGCTCGTTGCAGAGTCGGAGGTTGCACCGGACGGAATTGCCTCATGATTTTCGCCATCCTTGTCCTATGATTAGAACATATATTCCCCCATAATCCTTTAACTCCTTCTTACGCCCTTAGCCATTTTTGAAAAACGTCCCTTGTTAAAATAAAAACGGTCGCGAACACTTCTGCATATGCTGGGACGAATGGATTTTTCGTAAAGTGAGGTGCATGATGTGATCTCCTCCTCCAAGTGGAGCCTTCATCAGTTCTTTTCAGAAAGTCCTTACATTCGTCCTTACCTGCCGCCTACTGCTTTATATCAGCCCGCAAACTTGGACTCGTATTTAGCGAAGTATTCTACCGTCTATATCAAACCAACGAGAACCCATATGGGGAAAGGCATTATTCGTGTCTGGAAAACAGATCGTGGGGACTATCAATTTGTGAAGGAGCGCGGAGAGCCTGTGCAAGCAAATTCTTTAGCTGACTTGAAGCAGCAGCTTGCCGTGCAGTGTACAGAAAAAAATTATGTCATACAAAAAGGGCTGGATTTAGCTGAAATCGACGCTCGTCCCTTTGATATTCGCGTCATGATGATGCGCAATGGCCTGGGCAAATGGCAATATGCTGGCATGCTAGCTAAGGTAGCTGGTGCCGACAGTATTATTACCAATGTCGCTCGCGGCGGCGGATATGCCGTAACAGTCCCGCATGCCTTGAAAAAGTCCGGAGCTGTCACACCCGACAAGATAAAAGGGATCGTCTCTTTGTTGATCCAAATCAGTCACCGTGTATGTGCCCACTTTAATAAATATCGGCACAGTGCGCAAATCGGCGTCGATTTTGCTATTGATAAAACTGGAAACCTCTCCATTATTGAGGTCAATTACGACTTTCCATCCCATGGGCTGTTTGCCAAGCTCAAAGACAAGACCTATTATCATACGATTAAAAGACTTCACTATCAGTATAAAAACCGCGTGAAACGAAAACAGAGGAAGGCATAATCGCCCTCCTCTGTTTGTCTGATTCCTGAATA
The window above is part of the Brevibacillus antibioticus genome. Proteins encoded here:
- a CDS encoding (Fe-S)-binding protein; translated protein: MLKEALVKKLDYDELSNCMRCGFCQPACPTFQETGYEAASPRGRIALMKAVADGVMEPDKDFVDQMNLCLGCRACEPVCPAGVQYGQLIEQTREAIEEVQEHSWWVKAVRKLAFFHLFPHQKRMYQLGGLLRFYQRSGVKKAVRKLGVLSILPKQMREMEAIIPEASGKGIVDFFGGTVIPAVGERKYRVGMFHGCIMDVLFNETNRNTVRLLSEAGCEVLIAPDQVCCGALHAHSGEREQARHLARKNVAAFHKADVDIIVSNAGGCGAMLQEYDHLLAEDAEWQERAQWFASRVKDISEVLARLVEPKEWQLLPQRITYQSSCHLRNGMKVTKEPVSLLQAIPGATYVQLREGDRCCGSAGIYNLVQPEMAGSLLDVKMGHVAATQADILVTSNPGCLLQMKAGIHRAGLEGKMEAVHIVDLLARVQKEEKPLSTPE
- a CDS encoding FAD-binding oxidoreductase, which encodes MLPESIREELRAIVGEKNCLDKQEALVAYSYDATPMQQALPDVVVMPKSTDEVQQVMRVAARHHISVVTRGAGSNLCGGTIPVGGGIVLVLSRMNQIVEIDEQNLTITVQPGVRTVDIHQAVEALGLFYPPDPGSMVISTIGGNIALNSGGLRGLKYGTTKDYVLGLEAVLPNGEVIRTGGKLMKDVAGYDLTKLLVGSEGTLAIITEAILKLIPKPQTQRVMLAMFADMAQAARSVSDIIANRIIPGTLEFLDQGTIRVVEDFKQIGLPTNVAAILLIGQDGEPQTVERDMEQIAAICQKNDAVQIKVATTVEEADEVMTARRSALAALSRMRPTTILEDATVPRAAIAPMVAAIQEITERYGLQICTFGHAGDGNLHPTCMTDARNTEEIERVEHAFEEIFAAAIDLGGTITGEHGVGIVKAPYLEWKVGASGIEIMKGIKHAFDPHNLLNPDKMFAKHSRNRVVVQRA
- a CDS encoding VOC family protein yields the protein MGIKLDMVGIVVQDMKKALDFYRVLGFDIPEGANEEPHVEVAQDGFRLAFDTMEVAKGVYGGWEAPVGHRIELAFLCEDAAALDALYTKIISHGYESHREPWDAFWGQRYAIVKDPDGNLISLFA
- a CDS encoding MmcQ/YjbR family DNA-binding protein, giving the protein MNEHTLDTYCRKQPGATHDYQMDWECDRYHVGGKIFAMIGGDSKGVRILTVKCDPMRAEELRVTYEGIVPGYHMNKSHWNSVYLDADIPEGLWERMIEHAYGTVLQKLPKRVQQEIMSEQE
- a CDS encoding DUF6597 domain-containing transcriptional factor; translated protein: MRQFRPVQPPTLQRASAQNAYHYQEYMPSKCLVNDIACYWTSEYDGKGIASASRVIPDGCVDIIFNLDATSYQKGAFLTGLMRTYEVIPLTEPQSMIGIRFYAEGAARFLRYPVAVINGHHPNLEDIWGKEANEVIEGLLEASNTAERIAFLERELIKRLWRDDRADPLLLTSMNYLYEYRGNLSMTALAEKVNYSERTLRRTFQQQLGMSPKELGRIIQFQGLLQMLAKGTRTSFTDAALQCGYYDQSHLIKSFHTFYGVAPSKMISPNRANE
- a CDS encoding YheC/YheD family protein; this translates as MISSSKWSLHQFFSESPYIRPYLPPTALYQPANLDSYLAKYSTVYIKPTRTHMGKGIIRVWKTDRGDYQFVKERGEPVQANSLADLKQQLAVQCTEKNYVIQKGLDLAEIDARPFDIRVMMMRNGLGKWQYAGMLAKVAGADSIITNVARGGGYAVTVPHALKKSGAVTPDKIKGIVSLLIQISHRVCAHFNKYRHSAQIGVDFAIDKTGNLSIIEVNYDFPSHGLFAKLKDKTYYHTIKRLHYQYKNRVKRKQRKA